A single genomic interval of Musa acuminata AAA Group cultivar baxijiao chromosome BXJ3-4, Cavendish_Baxijiao_AAA, whole genome shotgun sequence harbors:
- the LOC135636378 gene encoding mannose-specific lectin 3-like: MAMPRVVCALLFVLSALSRTSPSTAHDNNIMLTGDILCPDCQLSYLDTTFTMQSDCNLVFYEQSEATFYSDTYDQGHVNCTVSLNQYGQLIISAPDGTTVWTSGTPASEGRYAAVLRPDKQVGIYGPVVWSIPDTGSASDVLMDDGEEGESDDDVIPTVDNTLFSSDILGENEGLSTRDYSLTMLESCSLELVKGESQYLWVSGSVGRGKHCFLRLNRMGQLTIKDDQYQSIWSTKPSPQGDGDYVLILQSNGQAAVYGPLIWATGGYDQTTPSAFAPAPIS, encoded by the coding sequence ATAACAACATCATGCTCACCGGGGATATCCTCTGTCCCGACTGCCAGCTCTCCTACCTCGACACTACCTTCACCATGCAAAGCGACTGCAACCTCGTTTTTTACGAGCAGAGCGAGGCGACTTTCTATTCCGATACCTACGACCAGGGCCACGTTAACTGCACCGTCTCCCTCAACCAATACGGTCAACTGATCATCTCCGCCCCCGACGGCACCACAGTCTGGACTTCTGGAACCCCCGCCAGCGAAGGCAGGTATGCGGCCGTGCTCAGACCCGACAAACAAGTTGGCATCTACGGCCCGGTCGTCTGGTCCATCCCTGACACCGGGTCCGCCAGTGATGTGCTCATGGACGACGGCGAGGAGGGGGAGTCCGATGACGATGTCATTCCGACGGTTGACAACACCTTATTCTCATCCGACATTCTCGGCGAAAACGAGGGGCTTTCAACCAGGGATTATTCCCTGACCATGCTTGAAAGTTGCAGTTTGGAGCTCGTCAAGGGCGAGTCCCAGTACCTGTGGGTGTCGGGCAGTGTAGGCCGAGGCAAGCACTGCTTTCTCAGGCTTAATCGCATGGGCCAGCTCACCATCAAAGACGACCAGTATCAGAGCATATGGTCGACCAAGCCTTCGCCACAAGGGGATGGCGACTACGTGCTGATCCTCCAGTCCAACGGCCAAGCTGCCGTCTATGGACCTTTAATCTGGGCCACCGGTGGCTACGATCAAACCACTCCTTCTGCATTCGCTCCGGCTCCGATATCTTAG